The window AGGTCGTGCTGACGGACGTGTCCGGCAAGGGCATGGACGCCGCCTCGCGCTCCCTGCTGCTGTCCGGCGCCTTCGGCGGCCTCCTCGGCTCCCTCCCGCCGCACGCCTTCCTGCCGGCCGCCAACGGCTACCTGCTCCGCCAGGAGTGGGACGAGGGCTTCGCCACCTCCATCCACCTGGTCCTCGACCTCGACTCCGGGGACTACGAGTTGTACTCCGCGGGCCATCCACCGGGCCTCCAGCTGAGCGCGGGCAGCGGCCGCTGGGAGGAGAAGGCGGCCGAGGGACCCCTGCTGGGGGTGTACGACGGCGCCCAGTTCGACCCCGTGAAGGGCTCGCTGCGCCCGGGTGACGTGCTGATGCTGTTCACGGACGGCCTGGTGGAGACGTCCGACCGCGACATCGTGGAGGGCATCGACCGGCTCACCGGCGAGGCCGACCGCTATGTCGCCGGCGGCTTCCACGGCGCCGCCTGGCACCTCATCGAGGCGGTGGCCAAGGACGTCAACGACGATCGCGCCCTGCTGCTGATCTGCCGCCAGCACGCGACGAACGGCCGCTGAGCGCCGGGGGAGACACTGGGGCCATGACACAGCTCTCCCCGGCCGAGGTCGAGGCCGTCGCGCGTGCCGCCCACGAGGGACAGACCGACAAGGCGGGACGGCCGTACGCCGAACACCTCGCGGCCGTCGCGGAGGGCGTCCGGGCCCGCGGCGGCGACCGGGACCAGATCGCGGCGGCCTGGCTGCACGACTCCGTCGAGGACGACGCGCTCAGCCGCCAGTGGCTGGCGGAGGCGGCCCTCACCCCGCGCACCAAGGCCATCGTGGACGCCCTGACCAAGCGGCCGGGCGAGGAGCCGGAGGAGTACGCCCGCCGCATCCTCGCCACCCCGGGCGCGCTGCTGGTGAAGGAGTCCGACCTGGCGCACAACGCCGACCCGGAGCGGCTGGCCGTGCTGCCGGAGCCGACCCGGAGACGACTGACCGGGAAGTACACGCGGATGCGTGCGCTTCTCGGTCTCGTTCAGGGGTGAGCCGGTGAGCAGCCGGGCGGCCCCGGGGCGGCTGCCCGGCGGAGGTCGGTCCGGGCGCGGCCCGTCCGGGCGCTAGGCGCCGACCTTCTCCCGCTCCCGCCCGCGCTCCTTCTCCTTCTTGTGCCGCTCACGGGCCAGTTCCGCCGCGTCCTGCTTGAACGCCCACTCCATCTTCGGCTCCATCGCGAACCGGAAGGCGCGCTGCACCGGCTTGGTGCACAGCAGGGTGACGGCGGTGCCGGCGAGGAGGGTCACCAGGATCTCCCCGGCCGGGTGGTGCAGCCAGGGGTGTTCGAACAGGCCCCGGTAGTCCGCGAACTTCGTCAGGAAGCCGTGCAGCAGGTAGCCGTAGAGGGTGCCCGCGCCGAGGGCGGTGAACCACATCCTCCGGCCCGGCACCCAGGAGAAGAAGCAGGCCGTCAGCAGCAGCGAGCAGCCCATCAGCGCCAGCGTCATCACCGGGCCGCACCACCACGGGGCACCGAGTTCCTGCGCGGCGTCACGGTGGTAGAACCACGAGGCGTTCATGCGCGGTGCCGCCCACCAGCCGACCACGAGCGCCACCGCGAGCACCGGCACCGAGGCGATGCGCACGGAGCGGCGGCGCACCAGCTTGAAGTGCTCGGGCTTCATGCACAGGCCCAGCACGAAGTACGGCAGGAACTGCAGGACGCGCTGGAGGTCGAGGTCGTCGCCGATGTCCGGGCTGACGCTCGCCAGCATGGCGAGGCCGACGGCGAGGGGCAGCGGCCAGCGGACCAGCTTCCAGATGGGTGTGGTCAGCCGCCACACGAACAGGGCGACCAGGAACCAGGTGAGATACCAGGGGTCGAGCAGGGTGATGGGCTCGTGGGAGCCCTCGTCGACGAGGTTCTTGAAGAGCGGGTACGCCGTCTCGAAGAGGATGTAGGGCACCGCGACACCGGTGATCAGCCGCTTCAGCCGGTCCGGCCGCATGTCGAAACTGCGCGAGAAGAAGCCGGAGATGATGATGAACGCCGGCATGTGGACCGTGTACACGATGGTGTACAGCGTCTCCACGACCCGGCTGTCGCCCTTGAGCGGTTCCCACGAGTGCCCCATCGCGACGAGCACGATGGCCAGATACTTGGCGTTGTCGAAGAACGCGTCGCGTTGTTTGCCGGGTCTGTCCGCCTTCGCCTGCCCTTTCTGCGCACTCATCGGGGTGCGCGGTCCGGGCACTCCGTCCACCGGCGACTGTGCCGGGGGGAGCGGCCTGCGGTTCTGGCCGGGGGACGAGGCGGCTTCAAACATCTCAGGCACCCTAGCGTCGGCTGTGGGATTTCGTAAAACTCCCGCAGTCATTCCTGGTTATCGCCTTCGGGTACCCCCTGATTTACAGAACTTGCCACCCCTGTCGACGTGATGGTGCCCACACGGGGGTCGCCAGTTCACCCTCGATGTCCCGATTCATCCAGACTAAATGGGGCATACGGCGTCTCGGCATCATCAATTCGAATTACCTGCGCACGAGATGTGTGGAGACGGAAACGAAGTCACGCAATTCCCGGGGCGGTCATCTGCGGGAGCTCCGTCGAATTACTGCGCGGCGCACGGTGTGTGCCGGGTCGTCAGCCGACGTTGTGTCACGGGTCGCATACGGACGCCTGGTTGGTGGCACGATGGTTCTGGCGGGGGTGCGGCGGCCGTACCTCCGGGCCGGGAGAGCGGACCGACCGAGGGTGTGATCAGTGTGGCCATTTCACTGTCCGTGGTGCTGCTGTTGGCGATCATCCTGGTGGTGCTGATCCGAGGGGGGAACATCAAGGCCGGCCCCGCGATCGTCGCGATCCTCTTCGGCTTCTTCCTCGCGTCGACCGGCATGGCGCCGTCCATCAGCCGGTTCCTGAATTCGATAGCGGACTCCATCAACTTGATCAAGTTCTGAGTCGGCCCGGGGTGCCCGCGGGAGCGCGGGGCGCGGGGCCGGGCGCTCAGGGCGGCGAGGGGGCGCGGGCGTCGACCCGTCGCGCCCCGGGGCGGCCGCGTTCCCGGCCCGGGGCGGGTGCGCACGGAGCGTGACCGCACGGGTACGGAAAACACTCAGGGCCGGGCCGAGGAGAAATCCTCGGCCCGGCCCTGAGTCGTACAGAGCGGGCGACGGGAATCGAACCCGCGTAGCTAGTTTGGAAGACTAGGGCTCTACCATTGAGCTACGCCCGCAGGAGCGCGCCGCAGGTCCGTGACCGCGGCACTGCAGGCATCGTAGCGGGTCGTCCGGCGTCGAGGCCAACGAGTAGCGACACGCGGATCCCGCGCGCGCCGCCTGGAAGAATGCGGCGGCCCCGGCGGGCCCGGGCATGTACCCTACGTCTCGCACCAGACGGGGTGTGGCGCAGCTTGGTAGCGCGTCCGCTTTGGGAGCGGAAGGCCGTGGGTTCAAATCCCGCCACCCCGACCATTGCCTCGCGTACGTCGCGAAGATCGCCTTTTGGGGTGCTGACCGGCTGCGGTTACTATGCAAGCTGCGCGCCCGTGTGTCCCGGCCCACTCGGCCTACGAACTCCTCCGGGCGGCGAAATCCGCCGGACCAGTCTGGCTCCGGCAGAAACCAAGAAGTCAGCCACAAGGAGACCGAACCGTGAAGAGCGCCGTGGAGACCCTGAACCCGACCCGGGTTCGGCTCACTGTCGAGGTGCCCTTCGAGGAGCTCAAGGACAGCCTCGACGCGGCGTACAAGAAGATCAACCAGCAGGTCACGGTGAAGGGCTTCCGCAAGGGCAAGATCCCGGCCCGCGTCATCGACCAGCGGTTCGGCCGCGGTGCGGTCCTGGAGGAGGCGGTCAACGACGCGCTTCCGAAGTTCTACACCGAGGCGGTCAACGAGGCCGAGCTGAGCCCGCTGGGCCAGCCCGAGGTCGACATCACGGAGCTGAAGGACGGCGAGACGCTGAACTTCACCGCCGAGGTCGACGTGCGCCCCGCCCTGGAGATCCCGGACTACTCGGGCATCGAGGTCGAGGTCGACGCCGTCGAGGTCACCGACGAGGACGTGGAGAAGTCGGTCGAGCAGCTGCGCGAGCGCTTCGCCTCCACCTCCCCGGTCGAGCGTGCGGCCGAGGACGGCGACGTCGTCACCATCGACCTGCAGGCCAAGGTCGACGGCGAGGTCCTGGAGGACGGCATCGCCGAGGGTGTCTCGTACACCATCGGTTCCGGTGAGCTGCTCGACGGCATCGACGACGCCGTGAAGGGCCTGGAGGCCGGTGGCGAGGCCACCTTCACCTCCGAGCTCAAGGGCGGCTCCGCCGCGGGCAAGGAGGCCGAGGTCGCCGTCAAGGTGTCCCAGGTCGCCGCCCGCGAACTGCCCGCGCTGGACGACGAGTTCGCGCAGCTCGCCTCCGAGTTCGACACGCTGGACGAGCTCCGTGCCGACAGCCGCAAGCGCCTCGCGAACATGAAGCAGTTCGACCAGGCCACCCAGGCCCAGGAGCGCGTCCTGGAGAAGCTCCTCGAGCTGGTCGAGGTCCCGGTCCCCGAGAAGCTGCTCGAGGACGAGGTCAACACCCGCAAGCACAACCTGGAGCACCACCAGCTCGGCCAGATGGGTCTGGACCTCGACAAGTACCTGGAGATCCAGGGCAAGACCGCCGAGGAGTTCGAGACCGAGACCCGCGAGGCCGCGGTCAAGGGCATCAAGACCCAGTTCGTCCTCGACGAGCTGGTCAAGAAGGAGAACCTCAACGTCAACCAGGAGGAGCTCACCGAGCACCTCATGCGGCGTGCGGCCTCCTCCGGCATGTCCCCCGACCAGTTCGCCCAGGCCGTCGTCGAGGGTGGCCAGGTGCCGCTCCTCGTCGGCGAGGTCGCCCGCGGCAAGGCCCTGGCCGTCGTGGTCGAGGCCGCCACGGTGAAGGACACCAACGGCGAGATCGTCGACCTGGACGACGAGGAGGAGGAGACCGAGGCCGCCGAGGCGTCGGAGACCTCCGAGGAGACGACCGAGGCCTGACCGGCCCCACGGCGTTCCTGACGGCGTAACCGGGCCCCCGCGGAGTGTGTCTCCCGGGGGCCCGTGCCGTACCCGCCGCGGACGGCCCCAGGCCCGCGCAGACCCCGCGACGAGCCGCATCCGGCCCCGGGGCCCGGCGGAGATCCGCGCCGGCTCCCCCGATCCGCGTCCGGCCCCCGGCGGAGCCCTCCGCTACGCCCCCGGCGAACACTCCCATCTCCGGGATTCCCCGAAGGGACCCGCGCGTTAGGGTCCATGAGTACGGGGGCAGGGGAGTCTCCTGAGACCCCCAGCCAAGCCTCCGGCAGGACGACGTGAGACGGCCCGGCGCCGTCGTAAGACGAGCAGGTGGATACGTGACGAATCTGATGCCTTCAGCCGCCGGCGAGCCTTCCATCGGTGGTGGCCTCGGCGACCAGGTCTACAACCGGCTGCTCAACGAGCGGATCATCTTCCTCGGCCAGCAGGTTGACGACGACATCGCCAACAAGATCACCGCACAGCTGCTGCTCCTTGCCGCCGACCCGGACAAGGACATCTACCTCTACATCAACAGCCCCGGTGGCTCGGTGACGGCCGGCATGGCGATCTACGACACCATGCAGTACATCCCGAACGACGTGGTCACCATCGCCATGGGCATGGCAGCCTCGATGGGCCAGTTCCTGCTCACCGGTGGCGCCGCGGGCAAGCGCTTCGCGCTGCCGCACGCGGACATCATGATGCACCAGGGCTCCGCGGGCCTCGGCGGTACCGTCTCGGACATCAAGATCCAGGCCGAGTACCTGCTGCGCACCAAGAAGCGCATGTCCGAGCTGACCGCGCAGCACTCCGGCCAGACGGTCGAGGCGATCGTCCGCGACGGCGACCGCGACCGCTGGTTCACCCCGGAAGAGGCCAAGGAGTACGGTCTCATTGACGAGATCATCACGCACGCCTCGGGTGTTCCGGGAGGCGGCGGCACCGGTGCCTGACCGGCCAGGCCACGCCACGCACCGCCGAGACCCCAGCCCCCAGAA of the Streptomyces sp. 1222.5 genome contains:
- a CDS encoding HD domain-containing protein, producing the protein MTQLSPAEVEAVARAAHEGQTDKAGRPYAEHLAAVAEGVRARGGDRDQIAAAWLHDSVEDDALSRQWLAEAALTPRTKAIVDALTKRPGEEPEEYARRILATPGALLVKESDLAHNADPERLAVLPEPTRRRLTGKYTRMRALLGLVQG
- a CDS encoding acyltransferase family protein — its product is MSAQKGQAKADRPGKQRDAFFDNAKYLAIVLVAMGHSWEPLKGDSRVVETLYTIVYTVHMPAFIIISGFFSRSFDMRPDRLKRLITGVAVPYILFETAYPLFKNLVDEGSHEPITLLDPWYLTWFLVALFVWRLTTPIWKLVRWPLPLAVGLAMLASVSPDIGDDLDLQRVLQFLPYFVLGLCMKPEHFKLVRRRSVRIASVPVLAVALVVGWWAAPRMNASWFYHRDAAQELGAPWWCGPVMTLALMGCSLLLTACFFSWVPGRRMWFTALGAGTLYGYLLHGFLTKFADYRGLFEHPWLHHPAGEILVTLLAGTAVTLLCTKPVQRAFRFAMEPKMEWAFKQDAAELARERHKKEKERGREREKVGA
- a CDS encoding ATP-dependent Clp protease proteolytic subunit, giving the protein MPSAAGEPSIGGGLGDQVYNRLLNERIIFLGQQVDDDIANKITAQLLLLAADPDKDIYLYINSPGGSVTAGMAIYDTMQYIPNDVVTIAMGMAASMGQFLLTGGAAGKRFALPHADIMMHQGSAGLGGTVSDIKIQAEYLLRTKKRMSELTAQHSGQTVEAIVRDGDRDRWFTPEEAKEYGLIDEIITHASGVPGGGGTGA
- the tig gene encoding trigger factor, producing the protein MKSAVETLNPTRVRLTVEVPFEELKDSLDAAYKKINQQVTVKGFRKGKIPARVIDQRFGRGAVLEEAVNDALPKFYTEAVNEAELSPLGQPEVDITELKDGETLNFTAEVDVRPALEIPDYSGIEVEVDAVEVTDEDVEKSVEQLRERFASTSPVERAAEDGDVVTIDLQAKVDGEVLEDGIAEGVSYTIGSGELLDGIDDAVKGLEAGGEATFTSELKGGSAAGKEAEVAVKVSQVAARELPALDDEFAQLASEFDTLDELRADSRKRLANMKQFDQATQAQERVLEKLLELVEVPVPEKLLEDEVNTRKHNLEHHQLGQMGLDLDKYLEIQGKTAEEFETETREAAVKGIKTQFVLDELVKKENLNVNQEELTEHLMRRAASSGMSPDQFAQAVVEGGQVPLLVGEVARGKALAVVVEAATVKDTNGEIVDLDDEEEETEAAEASETSEETTEA